A single window of Chitinophagales bacterium DNA harbors:
- a CDS encoding PepSY-like domain-containing protein — translation MKKYIFILISILTTGFFTACQQDEILSEEATLTAEVYEASKTGDDVADTDLPEAITAYVAANYPESTIEGAKATDKGYGVKLDTGEFLVFDLEGNFVGEHTGNGHGGHGKPNGHGKPDGHGKPNVTEIDPSELPTAVTDYITANYPDATIEGAGQSDKGFGVKLDDGTLVIFDTDGNFIKEGDGHGKPNVTEIDPSELPTVITDYITANYPDATIEGAGQGDKGFGVKLDNGTFVIFDTDGNFIKEGNGHGKPDGDVHNHGTEIDPSELPTVITDYIIANYPDATIESARQGDKGFGVKLDSGVIVIFDADGNFVTEREGHGG, via the coding sequence ATGAAGAAGTATATTTTTATCTTAATCAGTATTTTGACAACAGGATTTTTCACAGCTTGTCAGCAAGATGAAATCCTCTCAGAAGAAGCAACTTTGACAGCAGAAGTGTATGAAGCTTCCAAAACAGGTGATGATGTGGCAGATACAGATTTGCCAGAAGCAATCACTGCCTACGTTGCAGCTAATTACCCTGAATCGACCATTGAAGGCGCAAAAGCTACTGACAAAGGTTATGGAGTAAAATTGGATACGGGGGAATTTTTGGTATTCGACTTAGAAGGCAATTTTGTAGGAGAACACACAGGTAACGGTCATGGCGGACATGGAAAGCCCAATGGCCACGGCAAGCCCGATGGTCACGGAAAACCCAATGTAACAGAAATTGACCCAAGTGAACTTCCTACGGCTGTAACCGACTATATAACAGCTAACTATCCTGACGCAACCATTGAAGGGGCAGGTCAAAGTGACAAAGGATTTGGCGTAAAATTGGACGATGGAACATTGGTGATTTTTGACACTGATGGAAACTTTATCAAAGAAGGTGACGGACACGGCAAACCTAATGTGACAGAAATCGACCCAAGCGAATTACCAACGGTTATAACCGACTATATAACAGCCAACTATCCTGACGCAACCATTGAAGGGGCAGGTCAAGGTGACAAGGGATTTGGCGTAAAATTGGACAATGGAACATTTGTGATTTTTGATACTGATGGAAACTTTATCAAAGAAGGCAACGGACACGGTAAACCTGATGGAGATGTTCATAATCACGGAACAGAAATTGACCCAAGTGAGCTACCAACGGTTATCACCGACTATATAATAGCAAACTATCCTGATGCAACAATCGAAAGCGCACGTCAAGGTGACAAAGGATTTGGCGTAAAATTGGACAGTGGCGTGATAGTTATTTTTGATGCAGACGGAAATTTTGTAACCGAAAGAGAAGGTCACGGAGGTTAA
- a CDS encoding sodium:solute symporter family protein — translation MTVYTILSIYLLLTLLSGFIGYRKSAATPEDYFLANRGLGSIVVFFTFIATNFSAFFFLGFAGEGYRTGYSYYALMGFGTAFAALSFYLIGFKAWQEGKRNRYITPAEMMGDKTGSSSLKLLYLLVMVFFTLPYMAVQPIGAGIILETLTGGQIPYFWGATGLTTFVVVYVFIGGMRTVAITDMIQGVLMFGLMFGAVWVVADSLGGITAANEQVYAIQPDLFSRAGGGGYFTWQKWMSLMLLWVFCVPMFPQMFMRFYVSKDLKAFKFATVMYAFVPLILFICPVMIGVWGHLSFPDLVGKEADNILPMMLNLHAPQWLAAMIMTGALAAFMSTLDSQLLALSTMLTRDLFVSFVRPKANFALQIWVGRVLIIVLAIIGLAIAFQPPATIFVIVKNAFTGLSILFPATFVVLHFKNPNPTACFLSIAVGEAFLLAYLLGWIPAGVLMGFEPVLPLVALAGVIAAGGSLPKKYGK, via the coding sequence ATGACCGTTTACACCATTCTCTCCATTTACCTCCTCCTCACCCTACTCAGCGGCTTCATCGGCTACCGAAAAAGTGCCGCAACGCCTGAAGATTATTTTTTGGCAAACAGAGGATTGGGCAGCATTGTGGTATTTTTCACCTTCATTGCTACCAATTTTAGTGCCTTTTTCTTTTTGGGATTTGCAGGAGAAGGTTATCGGACGGGATACAGCTATTATGCCTTGATGGGATTCGGAACTGCTTTTGCAGCATTGTCTTTCTACCTAATTGGCTTCAAAGCATGGCAAGAAGGCAAGCGAAACCGCTACATTACCCCCGCCGAAATGATGGGCGACAAAACAGGCAGTAGTTCACTCAAACTTTTGTATTTGTTGGTGATGGTCTTTTTTACGCTGCCCTATATGGCAGTGCAACCGATTGGCGCAGGCATCATTTTGGAAACGCTCACAGGCGGTCAGATTCCCTACTTTTGGGGTGCAACGGGATTGACCACTTTCGTGGTAGTTTATGTGTTTATTGGTGGAATGAGAACCGTTGCGATTACCGATATGATACAAGGAGTGTTGATGTTCGGATTGATGTTTGGGGCGGTTTGGGTGGTTGCAGACAGTTTGGGCGGCATCACCGCAGCCAACGAACAAGTGTATGCCATCCAACCAGATTTGTTCAGTCGAGCAGGAGGTGGCGGGTATTTTACTTGGCAAAAATGGATGAGTTTGATGTTGTTGTGGGTCTTTTGTGTGCCAATGTTTCCACAGATGTTCATGCGCTTCTATGTGTCCAAAGACCTCAAAGCCTTCAAATTTGCTACGGTAATGTATGCATTCGTTCCTTTGATTTTGTTTATTTGCCCTGTCATGATTGGCGTTTGGGGGCATTTGTCTTTTCCCGATTTGGTGGGTAAGGAAGCCGACAACATCCTACCCATGATGCTCAATCTACACGCTCCGCAATGGTTGGCGGCAATGATTATGACAGGTGCATTGGCGGCTTTTATGTCCACTTTGGATTCGCAATTGTTGGCACTCAGCACCATGCTGACCCGTGACTTATTCGTTTCTTTTGTGCGCCCCAAAGCGAATTTTGCTCTGCAAATTTGGGTCGGGCGTGTATTGATTATTGTTTTGGCAATCATCGGTTTAGCCATCGCTTTTCAACCGCCTGCCACGATTTTTGTGATTGTCAAAAATGCCTTCACAGGATTGTCCATTCTCTTTCCCGCCACTTTTGTTGTCCTACACTTCAAAAACCCCAATCCAACAGCTTGTTTTTTATCCATTGCAGTCGGAGAGGCTTTTTTGTTGGCTTACTTGTTAGGTTGGATTCCTGCAGGGGTTTTGATGGGTTTTGAGCCTGTTTTGCCACTTGTAGCTTTGGCTGGGGTGATTGCTGCTGGGGGGAGTTTGCCGAAGAAGTATGGGAAATAG
- a CDS encoding C25 family cysteine peptidase translates to MKTLTILFCLIFSVQLFAQEETYFNEWIDYEQTYYKFRIAEDGLYRIPYSTLQQANLAEKSPEGFHLFSRGEEVPIFLSSNETFGSEDFIEFYGQKNDGSFDTQLFQNSDWQLTDRKSLFTDSIGYYLMWDDGFEGERIEVIENDLSGELPEKDEFFMYESALFHRNIFNVGEPLQITSIAYWDNDPMFLRPLNFNFADFEKGEGLVGSIISGEKNKTYKLPTLGVYRESNTPSSFLQTKMVGKYSSSEIENIHHFKLHINNETYIDTTYEKYEALIFDISISTSDLNDIRTDIIYESVGNFFDPPSFDWQSVSYTFLTYPRQFDFSVYASGEVKDATEFYFELQHLDEAYFEGSHFNGGSQTVLYDLNNNQRMDIAVADTLYKIHLPQSASMGNENRKLFLANTDEELIRTIDSLQSIEFTDYQKLANQGNYILLSHPSLREGNTDWVETYGNYRSTSHGGNHSVVIADIEELYDQFAHGILKHPLAIRHFVNFAVDKWAVNPEYLFLIGKGISYRTATTSTTFNDNLIPTFGYQPSDIMLAVRNIFDFRPQLGVGRLSARTPEDVKNYFNKMVQYENIEACTIADRAWRKHALFQNNGDDDFQVMQISAFLDDYEDALTAKPFGAKILDQQSHKNYSEDFHTTPFIEQGISVFQFSGQASGINWKTDILEDPTNYNQPAPRFPVIFSAAAFVGNVFKSTSSTKSLSESWVSAPNKGAIGFLGELSFDFWEGSDAYLTELYKQFSKNNYHQPIGKCLKETIENIYIANPNDQNHDRIKAAIQTFVFEGDPALIIGGGFDRPEYVIDNNYDYSFIDKANGYVRKTEKRDDIQIFTTDNLLLQPQNEIIEVEDKEGNLQLKVRVTNLGKAIEENFTLQVSRRILGETEMELIAEKSVVSPFYEKIYIIDLPYLESTIEGEVYEYFVQIDPNNTIAEDCEDNNEVVLQVRFSTCFAIAPLYENLEITNLQSNYCITDPAIQFQANIGGGMFAIEQIGGPTYHVNVFQPSQLGGGDFVIYYTITDNETGCVFTVEVPTTIHQPIAAIESIDLTEVCVGDAIQINAAPTEGDYIWNFSGGNFNGTPQNPIVSWDTPGEKHITLKVLEDGCASTTISQLIRVYAQIPENFPISCESDANSIRFDWEVNESDVEAYLIYGDGVLLHQLEGNVSEFTFENLSPEQVVSIEVVVVPKGSCEQVSSSLTCKTVCAGEIPVLDIIDTYCGSNPMLIEAPVANGSFTIYNPDGSITNVEGSSIFSSIFQDGISTIVFEYSDGECTYTSNEYDVIVSNPEVQIEGNTVLCPDDLLVLEVPEIFAAYQWNVPNANSHILGVSEAGVYSVIVTDYNGCTATDEIEIVEAEDPKDIIFTSSTNTILCDGEDMILLAPSGYVSYIWSGNTSIKQTLTITAAGNYYVDYEDENGCIWRAEIAIKAAEVPKIEVSSSEEMAVLSVAGNFVEYAWNTGENTPSITVTANGTYTVTTTDEYGCISTTSTQVLITNIASNPQIPIIEVYPNPFEDELVIEGLKGGLLQLYNIQGKLIFSTLLQKNTEILDWKTLQSGVYVLQLSGKKGGWTRKVVKK, encoded by the coding sequence ATGAAAACCTTAACAATACTCTTTTGCCTTATTTTTAGCGTTCAATTGTTCGCACAAGAAGAAACCTACTTCAATGAGTGGATAGATTATGAACAAACCTACTACAAATTTCGCATTGCAGAAGATGGACTCTATCGCATCCCTTACAGCACATTGCAGCAAGCAAATTTAGCCGAAAAAAGTCCCGAAGGTTTTCACCTATTCAGTCGTGGCGAAGAAGTACCCATTTTCCTTTCCTCCAATGAAACATTTGGTAGTGAGGATTTTATCGAGTTTTATGGACAGAAAAATGATGGCAGTTTTGATACCCAACTCTTCCAAAATTCCGACTGGCAATTGACCGACCGCAAAAGTTTATTTACCGATTCAATTGGATATTATTTGATGTGGGATGATGGGTTTGAAGGGGAACGGATTGAAGTGATAGAGAATGATTTGAGTGGTGAATTGCCTGAAAAGGACGAGTTTTTTATGTATGAATCAGCACTTTTCCACCGCAATATTTTTAATGTTGGAGAACCACTCCAAATTACTTCAATAGCATATTGGGATAATGACCCAATGTTTCTAAGACCATTGAATTTTAATTTTGCGGATTTCGAAAAAGGAGAAGGTTTGGTTGGCTCAATTATTTCGGGAGAAAAAAATAAAACCTATAAATTACCTACACTTGGTGTGTATCGAGAAAGTAATACCCCTTCTTCTTTTCTTCAAACAAAAATGGTAGGAAAGTATAGTTCCTCAGAAATAGAAAACATCCATCATTTCAAATTACACATCAATAATGAAACTTACATAGATACTACTTATGAAAAGTATGAAGCCCTTATTTTTGATATAAGTATTTCTACAAGTGACCTCAATGATATAAGAACAGACATTATCTATGAATCTGTAGGAAACTTTTTTGACCCTCCTTCTTTTGATTGGCAATCCGTATCTTATACTTTCTTAACTTACCCTCGCCAATTTGATTTCAGCGTTTACGCAAGTGGAGAAGTCAAAGATGCGACCGAATTTTACTTTGAATTGCAACACCTCGATGAAGCCTATTTTGAAGGTTCTCACTTCAATGGCGGAAGTCAAACCGTCTTATATGATTTGAACAACAATCAGCGAATGGACATTGCAGTAGCAGATACTTTGTACAAAATTCATTTACCTCAAAGTGCTTCAATGGGAAATGAAAACAGAAAATTGTTTTTGGCAAATACGGATGAAGAGTTGATAAGAACAATTGATTCACTGCAATCTATTGAATTTACTGACTATCAAAAACTGGCAAATCAAGGAAATTACATCCTCCTTTCCCATCCTTCTTTGCGAGAAGGAAATACAGATTGGGTAGAAACGTATGGAAATTACAGAAGCACTTCACACGGTGGAAATCATTCCGTAGTCATTGCAGATATTGAAGAACTGTACGACCAATTTGCTCATGGCATTCTCAAACATCCCCTGGCAATTCGCCATTTTGTGAATTTTGCTGTGGACAAATGGGCAGTGAATCCTGAATATTTGTTTTTGATAGGCAAAGGAATTTCTTATAGAACTGCTACTACATCTACGACCTTCAATGACAATTTGATTCCAACTTTTGGGTATCAACCTTCTGATATCATGCTGGCAGTGCGAAATATTTTTGATTTTCGTCCACAATTGGGTGTTGGACGGTTGAGTGCAAGAACGCCTGAAGATGTCAAAAACTACTTCAACAAAATGGTGCAATACGAGAATATTGAAGCTTGTACGATAGCAGATAGGGCTTGGCGAAAACACGCTTTGTTTCAAAACAATGGAGATGATGACTTCCAAGTTATGCAAATCAGTGCTTTTTTAGACGACTATGAAGATGCACTCACTGCAAAGCCTTTTGGAGCAAAAATACTGGACCAACAATCTCATAAAAACTATTCCGAAGATTTCCATACTACTCCATTTATAGAACAAGGAATCAGTGTCTTTCAATTTTCTGGACAGGCTAGTGGCATAAATTGGAAGACCGATATTTTGGAAGACCCAACTAATTACAATCAACCTGCTCCTCGATTTCCCGTCATCTTTTCAGCCGCTGCTTTTGTGGGTAATGTTTTTAAGTCAACTAGTTCCACTAAATCTTTATCAGAATCTTGGGTATCTGCTCCAAATAAAGGTGCGATTGGATTTTTGGGTGAATTGAGCTTTGATTTTTGGGAAGGATCGGATGCCTACTTGACCGAACTTTACAAACAATTCAGTAAAAACAACTACCATCAGCCTATTGGAAAATGCCTAAAGGAAACCATCGAAAATATTTACATCGCCAATCCAAATGACCAAAACCACGATAGAATCAAAGCGGCTATTCAAACATTTGTCTTTGAAGGCGACCCTGCCCTCATCATCGGAGGAGGGTTTGACCGCCCCGAATATGTCATCGACAACAATTACGATTATTCTTTCATAGACAAAGCAAACGGTTATGTCCGCAAAACCGAAAAGCGAGATGATATACAGATTTTCACTACAGACAACCTTTTATTGCAGCCTCAAAACGAAATCATTGAAGTAGAAGACAAGGAAGGAAATCTTCAATTGAAGGTGAGAGTGACAAATCTTGGCAAGGCGATTGAAGAAAATTTTACCCTTCAAGTTTCGAGGCGAATTTTAGGTGAAACCGAAATGGAATTGATTGCAGAAAAGAGTGTGGTCAGTCCATTCTACGAAAAAATTTATATCATTGATTTGCCTTATTTGGAATCAACCATTGAAGGAGAAGTATATGAATATTTTGTACAAATTGACCCCAACAATACCATTGCAGAAGATTGTGAGGACAACAATGAAGTAGTTTTGCAAGTTCGATTTTCGACTTGTTTTGCGATAGCCCCTCTATATGAAAATTTGGAAATCACCAACCTTCAATCCAATTATTGTATCACCGACCCTGCTATTCAGTTTCAAGCAAATATTGGGGGAGGAATGTTTGCGATAGAACAAATTGGAGGGCCAACTTACCATGTCAATGTTTTCCAGCCCTCGCAATTGGGTGGAGGAGATTTTGTGATATATTATACCATTACGGACAACGAAACGGGCTGTGTTTTTACCGTAGAAGTTCCTACAACGATTCATCAACCCATTGCAGCCATCGAAAGCATTGATTTGACAGAAGTTTGTGTAGGAGATGCGATTCAAATAAATGCTGCGCCAACAGAAGGAGATTATATTTGGAATTTTAGCGGCGGCAATTTCAATGGAACGCCTCAAAACCCTATTGTTTCATGGGATACACCAGGTGAGAAGCACATCACATTGAAGGTGTTGGAGGATGGTTGTGCATCCACTACGATTAGTCAATTGATTCGTGTTTATGCACAAATTCCCGAAAATTTTCCTATCAGTTGTGAATCCGATGCAAACAGTATTCGCTTTGATTGGGAAGTGAACGAATCGGATGTGGAGGCTTATTTGATTTATGGCGATGGTGTTTTGTTGCACCAATTGGAGGGCAACGTAAGCGAGTTTACCTTTGAGAATTTGTCGCCCGAACAAGTGGTCAGTATAGAAGTAGTAGTCGTTCCCAAAGGCTCTTGTGAGCAAGTTTCTTCCTCGTTGACTTGCAAAACAGTTTGCGCTGGCGAAATACCTGTTTTGGACATTATTGATACTTATTGTGGAAGCAATCCAATGTTGATTGAAGCCCCTGTTGCGAATGGTAGTTTTACTATCTACAATCCAGATGGAAGTATTACGAATGTTGAAGGCAGCAGCATCTTTAGCTCTATTTTTCAAGACGGAATCAGTACGATTGTCTTTGAATATTCAGACGGTGAATGTACTTACACTTCCAACGAATACGATGTAATTGTAAGCAATCCAGAGGTGCAAATTGAAGGCAATACGGTTTTGTGTCCAGATGATTTATTGGTCTTAGAAGTACCCGAAATTTTTGCAGCTTATCAATGGAACGTTCCGAATGCCAACAGCCATATTTTAGGGGTAAGTGAAGCAGGTGTTTACTCGGTGATAGTGACGGACTACAATGGCTGTACGGCAACGGATGAAATTGAAATCGTGGAAGCCGAAGACCCCAAAGATATTATTTTTACTTCTAGCACCAATACGATACTTTGTGATGGTGAAGATATGATTTTGCTAGCCCCTTCTGGTTATGTGTCTTATATCTGGTCGGGGAATACCTCTATTAAACAGACTTTAACCATTACAGCAGCAGGCAATTATTATGTGGATTATGAAGATGAAAACGGCTGTATTTGGCGAGCCGAAATTGCCATTAAAGCAGCCGAAGTTCCCAAAATTGAAGTAAGTTCCAGTGAAGAAATGGCAGTGTTATCGGTGGCAGGAAATTTTGTGGAATATGCTTGGAACACAGGTGAAAACACTCCTTCTATCACCGTCACTGCAAACGGTACTTACACCGTCACAACTACCGATGAATATGGCTGTATTTCAACAACTTCTACACAAGTGCTTATCACCAACATTGCTTCAAATCCTCAAATTCCAATTATTGAAGTCTATCCCAATCCTTTTGAGGATGAATTGGTGATTGAAGGATTAAAGGGTGGTTTACTGCAATTGTATAACATTCAAGGTAAATTGATTTTTTCTACACTCCTACAAAAAAATACAGAGATATTAGACTGGAAAACCCTACAAAGTGGTGTGTATGTACTGCAATTGAGCGGTAAAAAGGGGGGTTGGACAAGGAAAGTAGTGAAGAAGTAG
- a CDS encoding TIGR02452 family protein: MGRYNRQNIATDTLQCLEQGYFNSPTGETINIKETQDFAVANTITYSPAMTDELLQNRSSKTLETPTEIEVTNETSLNATRRLINEGHTDVVCLNFASARNAGGGFLGGSQAQEESIARATGLYPSLMQASDYYEINRKFKSCFYTDYMIYSPKVPILKDEEGNCLEALVTASFITAPAVNTGIVKQREPKRLKKIEEVMKRRIEKVLAIALEHGHKSIILGAWGCGVFQNNPDDIARYFKEVIEGKFKNQFRKITFAIYASNERFIKPFQEAFA, translated from the coding sequence ATGGGAAGATACAACCGACAAAACATCGCCACAGATACCCTTCAATGTTTGGAGCAAGGCTACTTCAATTCTCCAACAGGTGAGACAATTAACATCAAAGAAACACAAGATTTTGCAGTAGCAAACACCATCACCTATTCTCCTGCAATGACAGACGAATTGCTTCAAAACCGTAGTTCCAAAACCTTAGAAACGCCAACCGAAATTGAAGTAACCAACGAAACCAGCCTCAATGCCACAAGGCGTTTGATAAACGAAGGTCATACGGATGTAGTCTGCTTGAATTTTGCCTCTGCCCGAAATGCAGGAGGTGGATTTTTGGGTGGAAGTCAGGCGCAAGAAGAAAGTATTGCGAGGGCAACGGGTTTGTATCCTAGTTTGATGCAAGCTTCCGACTACTACGAAATCAACCGGAAATTCAAATCTTGTTTCTACACGGACTACATGATTTACAGTCCCAAAGTACCGATTCTCAAAGACGAAGAAGGCAACTGTTTGGAAGCTTTGGTGACAGCTTCATTCATTACCGCTCCAGCCGTCAATACCGGCATAGTCAAACAGCGAGAACCTAAGCGGTTGAAGAAAATTGAAGAGGTGATGAAGCGAAGAATCGAAAAAGTGTTGGCAATTGCTTTGGAACATGGACATAAATCCATCATTTTAGGAGCGTGGGGATGCGGTGTTTTTCAAAACAATCCCGACGATATTGCCCGCTACTTCAAAGAGGTCATTGAAGGAAAATTCAAAAACCAATTCCGAAAAATCACCTTTGCTATTTATGCCAGCAATGAGCGATTTATCAAGCCTTTTCAGGAAGCATTTGCCTAA
- a CDS encoding sialate O-acetylesterase, producing the protein MKILRFLVIHLLLFFIANSNSFAQIELSQLFSDNMVLQRGIEVPIWGWASKGTEVELVFQEKTYTAKPNDQTGRWEVKLPSMKAGGPYKMTIEGEGETINLQNIMVGDVWLCSGQSNMEWEVGNVNNAEQEIVNAKDDKIRHFKVSKAGSKDPSNKIPTSKSWTVCSPETVANFTAAGYFFAKELRQTQDIAIGLLHTSWGGSSIEAWMSAEALKIDNPYKVFQELEEKAQKEQMVLAKKLEATHGKIPTEDAGWSENESALWAAASIKDTDWKTMTVPMLWEQQDLPDFDGIVWFRKTIQLTQEEAKAGITLGLGRIDDSDWSYINGHKIGAIFGAYNKTRVYKVDAEYLKVGENSITVRVEDTGGGGGFHGASEDIFLTTNTRTSSLAGEWKYKIGAMYAASPEFRPIHTPTMLYNQMLHPVLGYGIKGVIWYQGESNAYPEKAYQYRHDFTAMIEDWRKRWGQGDFPFLFVQLANFMPAPKDANTPSDWAMLRESQSKTLEMAANTGQAVIIDIGEAEDIHPRNKQDVGKRLALVARKVAYGEDLVYAGPTYQSHKIVDNEVRIQLSNIGGGLVTKDKYGYVKGFTIAAKDKAFVWAKARIEGNEIVVWSDSIEAPVSVRYAWADNPDDANLYNQEDLPACPFRTDDWEK; encoded by the coding sequence ATGAAGATACTACGGTTTTTGGTCATCCACCTCCTACTGTTTTTTATCGCAAACTCCAATTCATTCGCACAAATCGAACTCTCCCAATTATTCAGTGACAACATGGTGCTGCAAAGAGGCATAGAAGTCCCCATATGGGGATGGGCCTCAAAGGGTACAGAAGTGGAACTTGTATTTCAAGAAAAAACCTATACAGCCAAACCGAATGACCAAACTGGTAGATGGGAGGTGAAACTTCCTTCAATGAAAGCAGGCGGTCCATACAAAATGACCATTGAAGGAGAAGGAGAAACTATAAACCTTCAAAATATCATGGTAGGAGATGTTTGGCTCTGTTCGGGACAATCCAATATGGAATGGGAAGTGGGAAATGTGAACAATGCAGAACAAGAGATTGTGAATGCAAAAGATGATAAGATTAGACACTTCAAAGTCAGCAAGGCAGGAAGTAAAGATCCCTCTAACAAAATCCCGACAAGTAAATCATGGACTGTTTGTTCACCCGAAACCGTTGCCAATTTTACGGCAGCGGGTTATTTCTTTGCCAAAGAACTCCGTCAAACACAAGATATTGCCATAGGTTTGTTGCATACCTCTTGGGGTGGTAGCAGCATAGAGGCATGGATGAGTGCCGAAGCCTTGAAGATAGATAATCCCTATAAAGTCTTTCAGGAATTGGAGGAAAAAGCCCAAAAAGAACAAATGGTTTTGGCTAAAAAATTGGAAGCAACCCATGGTAAAATCCCAACAGAAGATGCAGGTTGGTCAGAAAACGAAAGCGCACTTTGGGCGGCTGCTTCCATAAAAGACACCGATTGGAAAACCATGACCGTCCCCATGTTGTGGGAGCAACAAGATTTACCTGATTTTGACGGCATCGTGTGGTTTCGCAAAACCATCCAACTGACTCAGGAAGAAGCAAAAGCAGGTATTACGCTAGGTTTGGGACGCATTGATGATTCTGATTGGTCTTATATCAATGGCCACAAAATCGGTGCAATATTTGGCGCATACAACAAAACAAGGGTCTATAAAGTCGATGCAGAGTATTTGAAGGTAGGCGAAAACTCGATTACTGTTCGAGTAGAAGACACAGGTGGAGGTGGAGGGTTTCACGGAGCATCTGAGGATATATTTTTGACAACCAATACCCGTACAAGTTCTCTGGCAGGAGAATGGAAATATAAAATTGGTGCAATGTATGCAGCTTCACCCGAATTTCGTCCCATTCACACTCCCACCATGCTTTACAATCAAATGTTGCATCCCGTCTTGGGATATGGCATCAAAGGAGTGATTTGGTACCAGGGCGAATCAAATGCTTATCCTGAAAAAGCCTATCAATACCGCCATGATTTCACTGCAATGATTGAAGATTGGCGCAAACGTTGGGGGCAGGGTGATTTTCCCTTTTTGTTTGTTCAACTGGCGAATTTTATGCCGGCTCCAAAAGATGCAAATACACCAAGTGATTGGGCTATGCTCCGAGAATCCCAATCCAAAACCCTCGAAATGGCTGCAAATACAGGTCAAGCAGTCATTATTGACATTGGTGAAGCAGAGGATATTCACCCCCGCAACAAACAAGATGTAGGCAAACGCTTGGCATTGGTAGCCAGAAAAGTGGCTTATGGTGAAGACCTTGTATATGCTGGCCCTACCTACCAATCGCATAAAATCGTTGACAATGAAGTACGGATACAATTGTCCAACATTGGAGGTGGTTTGGTCACAAAAGACAAGTATGGCTACGTCAAAGGTTTTACCATTGCAGCGAAAGACAAAGCCTTTGTTTGGGCAAAAGCACGCATTGAAGGAAATGAAATTGTGGTTTGGAGTGATTCCATTGAAGCTCCTGTTTCAGTTCGCTATGCTTGGGCAGACAATCCCGATGATGCCAATTTATACAACCAAGAGGATTTACCTGCTTGCCCGTTTAGAACAGATGATTGGGAGAAATAG
- a CDS encoding response regulator, protein MNTFKILLVEDDLLFRTMLEDHLSQNPEYDVMMVSCGEECIANLEVEPHLIIMDYNMDSFNRQAANGLTTLKIIKRLKPNIPVIMLSGEDDTSTLAKVLYSGAYNYVVKGDDAFDKVSTIIEEMRRETNIEADFRENFGIK, encoded by the coding sequence ATGAATACATTTAAAATTTTATTGGTAGAAGACGATTTATTGTTTCGGACGATGCTCGAAGACCATCTTTCGCAGAATCCCGAATACGATGTGATGATGGTTTCTTGTGGAGAAGAATGTATTGCCAACTTGGAAGTCGAGCCACATTTGATTATAATGGACTACAATATGGATAGCTTCAACCGCCAAGCTGCAAATGGTTTGACCACTTTGAAGATCATCAAACGCTTGAAACCGAATATTCCTGTGATTATGCTTTCGGGTGAAGACGATACAAGTACACTTGCCAAGGTTTTGTATAGTGGAGCATACAATTATGTGGTCAAAGGAGATGATGCTTTTGATAAGGTAAGCACGATTATTGAAGAAATGCGTAGGGAAACAAATATTGAAGCGGATTTTAGAGAGAATTTTGGCATCAAATAG